The genomic segment TATTGCTATTGTATTAGGATTTACTATTTTTTTGTATTCATTATCTTTAGTATCTAAAAATTTATCTAATTTAAATGCTATTGGATCTACATTAGGCTGCATTATTTCTAATTCTACTTCATCATCAATTATTACTTTATTTCTCATATATACTTTATATTTATTATCACCCATATCTTCTAATACATTAGCAACTAATTGATATGTTTGACTATATGATAAATTTGTATCATAATTTTGATCTAAATCACTTGTTTTTCCAAAAAAGAAACCTTGTGAATATAGTCTATGACTTATAGTTTGAAGTTCTAACATCCATTTTTCATTGTATTTATAATTTCCTTTATAATATGCATCTATTGCTTCTCTATATTGTTTAGTTACTGTTGAATTATAGTAAATACTTTTCATTCTACCTTCAATTTTAAGCGAATCTACTCCTGCTTCTATAATTTTGTCTATAAATTCTATTGTACATAAATCTTTTGCATTGAATATATATGTACCCTCATTATCTTCTAATATTTCATGTGCTCCTGTTGATTCATGATCTTCTGCCACTACTTTATACTTCCATCTACAATCTTGTGCACAGACACCCCTATTAGCGTCTCTATTGGTAAAGTAATTACTTAGTAAACATCTTCCAGAGTATGCCATACACATGGCACCATGTATAAATACTTCAATTTCTATGTCAGGCACTTTTTCTTTTATCTCTTTTATTTCTTTTAAGGTCATTTCTCTTGCTAAAATAACTCTTGTTGCACCTAGGTCTTTCCATGCTTTAACTGTCGCCCAATTTATACTATTAGCCTGTGTACTTATATGTATCTCCATATTAGGTGCATGTTCTTTTACTGTATGAAATACTCCTAAATCTGATACAATAACAGCATCAACATTAATTTCATCTAAATATTTAATAAATCTTGGCATGTAATCTATATCTTTATTATGAGCAAATATATTAAGAGTAACATATACTCTTTTTCCTAATTTATGTGCATACTCAACTGCTTCTTTTAATTCTTTATCTCTAAAATTAGCCGACATTCCTCTTAAATTAAAAGCTCCACCACCTATATAACATGCATCTGCACCAAAATGTATCGCTTCTTTTAATTTTTCCATATTACCTGCTGGTGATAATAATTCTACTTTGTTCAAATTTCCTCCTTAATATTTTGTATGTACGGATTTAAATCTTTGATATTTAAAGTTTATTGCTAGGTTTATAGTACCTGTTTCTCCGTTTCTATGTTTTCCAATAATTAATTCTGCTATTTCTTCATCTGCATTATATGTTTTATTATTATCA from the Oceanivirga salmonicida genome contains:
- a CDS encoding peptidase U32 family protein, which translates into the protein MNKVELLSPAGNMEKLKEAIHFGADACYIGGGAFNLRGMSANFRDKELKEAVEYAHKLGKRVYVTLNIFAHNKDIDYMPRFIKYLDEINVDAVIVSDLGVFHTVKEHAPNMEIHISTQANSINWATVKAWKDLGATRVILAREMTLKEIKEIKEKVPDIEIEVFIHGAMCMAYSGRCLLSNYFTNRDANRGVCAQDCRWKYKVVAEDHESTGAHEILEDNEGTYIFNAKDLCTIEFIDKIIEAGVDSLKIEGRMKSIYYNSTVTKQYREAIDAYYKGNYKYNEKWMLELQTISHRLYSQGFFFGKTSDLDQNYDTNLSYSQTYQLVANVLEDMGDNKYKVYMRNKVIIDDEVELEIMQPNVDPIAFKLDKFLDTKDNEYKKIVNPNTIAIIEVPVKLQVMDLLRKKLPIGQSESDIDLDI